A stretch of Acidimicrobiia bacterium DNA encodes these proteins:
- a CDS encoding phosphatase PAP2 family protein: protein MQTVQPASERLIQETETPGRAIVGRWTAAISVIVLIWIYLWIRYTGPEFAGLDASILALGDRGRLPGSGSVLAAISLATDSVSLGLATGLVAIGLAVAFSYRRAVLFLAMATSSAVIVTILKSVVGRIRPPLGASSLGSLAWPSGHSAGAMTFALAAAIALHHIGRKSGLITAIILVPAALLVGYSRIFLSVHWMTDVVAGWAVSLLAVGFGLAIETKIDNSPRSRPAAAYGAVLLAVSLMVTIGMSWVHV, encoded by the coding sequence GTGCAAACCGTCCAGCCTGCTTCAGAACGGCTCATTCAGGAGACCGAAACGCCCGGTCGGGCGATAGTTGGTAGGTGGACTGCTGCCATCTCCGTGATCGTGCTCATCTGGATCTATCTATGGATTCGATACACCGGCCCTGAGTTCGCCGGCCTCGACGCATCCATACTTGCGCTTGGGGACCGGGGCAGACTCCCGGGAAGCGGTAGCGTATTGGCAGCAATCTCCCTGGCCACCGACTCTGTTTCGCTCGGGTTGGCTACCGGCTTGGTGGCGATCGGTCTGGCCGTAGCATTCTCATACCGTCGAGCCGTACTCTTCCTGGCCATGGCGACATCTAGCGCCGTGATCGTAACCATCCTCAAGAGCGTCGTCGGACGAATCAGACCACCGCTCGGGGCAAGCTCCCTTGGTTCCCTGGCTTGGCCGTCTGGACACTCGGCTGGTGCGATGACCTTCGCGCTAGCCGCGGCTATTGCCTTGCATCACATCGGCCGCAAATCCGGTCTGATCACGGCGATAATCCTGGTCCCTGCGGCTCTGCTCGTGGGATACAGTCGGATCTTTCTCTCAGTGCACTGGATGACCGATGTCGTGGCTGGCTGGGCGGTCTCACTACTGGCGGTTGGATTTGGCCTGGCCATCGAAACGAAAATAGACAACTCCCCCCGCTCGCGACCGGCAGCTGCATATGGGGCGGTTCTGCTCGCGGTTAGTCTCATGGTCACTATCGGAATGAGTTGGGTGCACGTCTAA
- a CDS encoding class I SAM-dependent methyltransferase: MRSLFSNGSRGNGRRDGMYDSKRYALINHWDKRHMVTVSRFLDPLPTDRILEVGCGVGHLTRRLRELGADAIGIDANPHAAENAVTEGVTTGNAEALDFPDDSFDKIVSLHAIEHIPHIEAALSEMARVLRPGGKALLVYPAEPIQGIWAVPTAIVLHRNPFKAREVHCHWLWPSKVRTLAAPHGFTEDRSEFMLLSSPQFVSLFSLAARSGDSPSTCEANG; encoded by the coding sequence ATGAGATCGCTGTTTAGCAATGGTTCGAGAGGCAACGGGCGCCGGGATGGGATGTACGACTCGAAACGCTATGCCCTCATCAACCACTGGGACAAGCGACACATGGTCACCGTGTCCCGGTTCCTAGATCCCCTACCAACTGACCGCATCCTTGAGGTTGGATGTGGCGTGGGCCACTTGACCCGGCGACTCCGCGAACTTGGGGCTGACGCCATCGGTATTGACGCCAATCCGCACGCTGCTGAAAACGCCGTCACGGAAGGTGTTACGACGGGGAACGCCGAGGCTCTCGATTTCCCGGATGACAGCTTCGACAAGATTGTCTCCCTGCACGCAATCGAACATATTCCCCACATCGAAGCGGCGCTGTCCGAGATGGCGCGTGTGCTTCGGCCGGGCGGAAAGGCGCTTTTGGTGTATCCGGCCGAGCCGATCCAGGGTATCTGGGCTGTCCCCACCGCCATTGTCCTACACCGGAACCCGTTCAAAGCACGTGAGGTGCACTGTCACTGGCTGTGGCCATCGAAGGTCCGGACGCTCGCCGCTCCCCATGGGTTCACCGAGGATCGTTCGGAATTCATGTTGCTTTCGTCACCGCAATTTGTGTCTTTGTTCAGCCTGGCCGCGAGATCGGGAGATTCACCGTCGACCTGCGAGGCAAACGGCTGA